ACGTCCTCGACTACGGCACCGCCTGGTTCGGCGGAGACGAGCACTCGGGTCTGTACCGCATCGAGAACGCCACCGACGGCCACTCACCCGTAGCCCAGGCCACGGTCGACCGCACCTCGGGACAGGCCCCCCTGAAGGTACGTTTCTCCGCCGCCGGCACCACCGATCAGGACGGCGACACACTCACCTATCGCTGGGACTTCGGCGACGGCGGTACCTCGACGGCGACCGGCCCCACGCACCGGTACAAGCAGAACGGCACGTACACCGCGACCCTCACCGCCGAGGACGGCACCGGCCGCACAGGCAGCGCGAGTGTGCAGATCGTCGTGGGGAACACGGCACCGAAGGTGGTTCTGGAGACGCCGAAGGACGGGCAGTTGTTCAGCTTCGGCGACCCGATCCCGTTCAAGGTGAGGGTCACCGACCCCGAGGACGGCACGGCGATCGACTGCGCAAAGGTCGAGGTCACCTTCGTCCTCGGCCACGACAGCCACGGCCACCCGGTGACCTCGGCCAACGGCTGCACCGGCACCCTCCAGACCAGCGCCGACGGCGGCCACGACGAGGACGCCAACATCTTCGGGGTGCTCGACGCCGAGTACACCGACGGCGGCGGCGGCGGGCAGGCCGCGCTCACCTCGCACGACCAGAACGTCCTCCAGCCCCGCCACCGTCAGGCCGAGCACTTCGGCGCCTCCTCCGGCGTCACGGTGACCGCGCGCGCGTCCGCCCACGGCGGCCGCACGGTCGGTGACCTCGCCCGTGGCGACTGGATCTCCTTCACGCCGTACGCGCTCGGCAACGCCCGGAAGGTCACCGTCAGGGTCTCCTCCGCCGGTGTAGGCGGCACCCTCGAGGTCCGCGCGGGCTCGCCGAAGGGTGTCCTGCTCGGGAAGGCGACCGTGCCGGTGACGGGCGGGTGGGACACCTATCAGGACGTCAGCGCCGCCCTGTCCCGCGTCCCGAAGGGCACGACCACGCTCTACCTGGTCGTCAAGGGCGGCAGCGGATCCCGGTACGAGAACGGACCCCTGTACGAGGTGGACGACTTCACCTTCACGACGGCAACGGGCTGAGGGAGGCCTGCATGCGCACAGTGCTGAGCGCCGTCGCCGGGGCCTTACTGCTCCTCGGCTGTCTCGCACAACCGGCGGCCTCCGCGTCCCACTCCACTTCGACCGCCGCTTCCATATCCAACTCCGCTTCTGCGGACGACGGTTCACGGGCGCGAGGCCCGTCAAGGGCGACTGAAAGGCGGCGGGCGGGGGACGCCGGACCCCCGCCCGCCCGCCACCACACCTCGCGTAATGACCTCGCGCACGACAAGGAGGCTGCCCCATGTCCGCGTCTCTCTCCCTCTCCCCCTCCCGTCCCCCGCGAGTCGGCGTCTGGCTGATCGGGGCCCGCGGCTCCGTGGCCACCACCGTGGTCGCGGGGTGCGCCGCCGTCACGGCCGGCCTGCACCCGCCGACGGGCCTGGTCACCGAATCGCCCGCCTTCGCCGACAGCGGCCTGCCGGCCCTGTCCTCCCTCGTCTTCGGCGGCCACGACACAACCGACTGCCCGCTGCCCAAACGCGCCGAACAACTCGCCGCCGGAGGAGTCCTCCCGGCCGGCCTGCCCGCAGCGGTCGACGCCGAACTCACCGCCGCCGACCGGGAGATCAGACCCGGAGGCCCGCTCCCGGGGGACACCCGCAACGAGGAGCAACTGATCGCCGCGTTCACCGCCGACCTACGGGACTTCGTACGCCGGTGCGGTCTGGCGCGCGCGGTCGTGGTGAACGTGGCCTCCACCGAGCCCGCCGCCAACGGCCCCGCGCTTCCGCCGAGTTCGCTGTACGCGGCGGCCGCCCTGCGCGCGGGCTGCCCGTACGTCAACTTCACGCCGTCCACCGGGCTGCACCACCCGGCGCTGGCACCCTTGGCGGAGTCGAGCGGACTGCCGTACGCCGGACGCGACGGCAAGACCGGTCAGACGCTGCTGCGTTCCGTCCTCGGCCCGATGTTCGCGCAGCGGGCACTCACCGTCCGGGCCTGGTCCGGCACCCACCTCCTGGGCGGCGGAGACGGAGCCGCCCTGGCCGACCCGGCCGCCGCCGAGGCGAAGAACGCGGGCAAGGAACGCGTCCTCGCCGACACCCTCGGCGTGACCCCCGAAGGACGGGTGCACATCGACGACGTCCCGGTGCTGGGGGACTGGAAGACCGCCTGGGACCACGTCGCCTTCGACGGGTTCCTCGGCACCCGCGTGATCCTCCAGACCATCTGGCAGGGCTGCGACTCCGCGCTCGCCGCACCCCTCGTCCTCGACCTGGCCCGCCTCACCGCCCGGGCCCACGAAGGCGCCCTCTCCGGCCCGCTCACCGAACTCGCCTTCTTCTTCAAGGACCCCGTGGGTGACGCCCCGTCGGCCTTGGCGGACCAGCACGCAGAGCTGCAAAAGCTCGCCCGACGGTTGCGGGGCGGGCGGAGCGGTCAGGGCGGGCGGGGTGCGCGCGGCGGGCTGGACGCCTGCGACGAAGGGGAGACGCGTGACACACAGCGCGTATCCACGACGAGCTCGGGCGAGGAGGCGAGGTGAGCGAGGGCGGTGCGGTGAGCGAGGGCGGTGCCGTGCGCGGAGTCGCCGGGCAGGCCGGAACAGTGGCGGGAACTGATACCGCGGGGACCGATACAGCAGGGACCGATACAGCGGGGACGAGGCGTGCTCGTGCCCGTACGCGCGCCTGGGCCGAACTGCTGCGTCTGCCCGCACTGTTCACCGTCCCCGGCGACGCACTGGCGGGCGCGGCCGCAGTCGTTGCCCGCCCCGACCACCGGACCCTGCTCGCCATCGGTTCCTCCCTCTGTCTGTACGAAGCCGGCATGGCCCTCAACGACTGGGCGGACCGCGCGGAGGACGCAGCAGAACGCCCCCACCGCCCGCTCCCCTCCGGCCGGGTGAGTCCTACCGCCGCGTTCACGGCGGCCTGTGCCTTCACCGCCGCAGGCCTCGCCCTGGCCGCCCGGGCCGGGCGCCCGGCCCTGTCGGTCGCGGCTCCCCTCGCCGCCACCGTCTGGTGCTACGACCTCGCCCTGAAACACACGACCGTGGGCCCGTTCGCCATGGCCGCCGCCCGCGGCCTGGACCTCCTCCTGGGCGCCGTCGCCACGGCAGGCCGCGCCCGCCCGGCCCTCCCCTCCGCGGCGCTCCTGACCACGCACACCCTCGCGGTGACGACCCTGTCCCGCCAGGAGACCCGAGACGGCACACCGACCGCCGCCGTGGCAGCCCTGGCCACGACAGGAGCGCTGACCTGGCTCCTGCAGCGCGGACAGTCACCCGACGAAGAGTCACACAAGCACCGAGGGCGGCCACCGCACGACTGTCGTGCACACGACCGTCCGGCACAAGACCGTCCGGCACGCCGCCGACCCACGCCACTGACCGTGGCCCTCGCCGCCACCTACGCCGCGACCACGGCCCGGCCCTATCTGCACGCCTCCCTCAACCCGTCACCTCCTCTCACGCAACGGGCCGTCGGCGCCGGCATCCGCGCCACCATCCCCCTCCAGGC
The Streptomyces sp. NBC_01485 genome window above contains:
- a CDS encoding inositol-3-phosphate synthase; translated protein: MSASLSLSPSRPPRVGVWLIGARGSVATTVVAGCAAVTAGLHPPTGLVTESPAFADSGLPALSSLVFGGHDTTDCPLPKRAEQLAAGGVLPAGLPAAVDAELTAADREIRPGGPLPGDTRNEEQLIAAFTADLRDFVRRCGLARAVVVNVASTEPAANGPALPPSSLYAAAALRAGCPYVNFTPSTGLHHPALAPLAESSGLPYAGRDGKTGQTLLRSVLGPMFAQRALTVRAWSGTHLLGGGDGAALADPAAAEAKNAGKERVLADTLGVTPEGRVHIDDVPVLGDWKTAWDHVAFDGFLGTRVILQTIWQGCDSALAAPLVLDLARLTARAHEGALSGPLTELAFFFKDPVGDAPSALADQHAELQKLARRLRGGRSGQGGRGARGGLDACDEGETRDTQRVSTTSSGEEAR
- a CDS encoding SCO3242 family prenyltransferase, with amino-acid sequence MSEGGAVSEGGAVRGVAGQAGTVAGTDTAGTDTAGTDTAGTRRARARTRAWAELLRLPALFTVPGDALAGAAAVVARPDHRTLLAIGSSLCLYEAGMALNDWADRAEDAAERPHRPLPSGRVSPTAAFTAACAFTAAGLALAARAGRPALSVAAPLAATVWCYDLALKHTTVGPFAMAAARGLDLLLGAVATAGRARPALPSAALLTTHTLAVTTLSRQETRDGTPTAAVAALATTGALTWLLQRGQSPDEESHKHRGRPPHDCRAHDRPAQDRPARRRPTPLTVALAATYAATTARPYLHASLNPSPPLTQRAVGAGIRATIPLQAALTARSGATTTALLTAALAPVARKLARRVSIT